The following are encoded in a window of Geobacter metallireducens GS-15 genomic DNA:
- the cybH gene encoding Ni/Fe-hydrogenase, b-type cytochrome subunit, with protein sequence MARNRSCLYEKYVWEVPVRLTHWVNVIAIIVLSVTGFYIGSPRTLGLVPADFVMGWVRVVHLTAGYAFAVSIVSRIWWAFAGNRYAGWREFVPFIYPEGRRDMGRMFLYYVFLSRKVPHPTGHNALAGATYLLVFVLYLVMAGTGFALDAEHAPGGLAHVLLTPLYALFSNQGMRLTHHMGMWLLIAFAIHHIYSAWLMDVKERGGVMSSIFGGYKPVKRGE encoded by the coding sequence ATGGCACGGAACCGGAGCTGTCTTTACGAAAAGTACGTCTGGGAGGTCCCGGTGCGGCTGACCCACTGGGTCAACGTGATCGCCATCATCGTCCTCTCGGTCACCGGCTTCTACATCGGCTCCCCCAGGACCCTGGGGCTCGTTCCCGCCGACTTTGTCATGGGTTGGGTGCGGGTGGTGCATCTTACGGCAGGGTATGCCTTTGCCGTGAGTATCGTGAGCCGCATCTGGTGGGCCTTCGCGGGGAACCGCTACGCCGGGTGGCGGGAGTTTGTCCCGTTCATCTATCCCGAAGGGCGGCGCGACATGGGGCGGATGTTCCTCTACTACGTCTTCCTCTCCCGGAAGGTTCCCCACCCCACCGGCCACAACGCCCTGGCCGGAGCCACGTACCTTCTCGTCTTTGTCCTCTATCTGGTGATGGCCGGCACCGGCTTCGCCCTCGATGCCGAGCACGCGCCAGGCGGTTTGGCGCATGTTCTCCTCACGCCGCTCTACGCTCTCTTCAGCAACCAGGGGATGCGGCTCACCCACCACATGGGCATGTGGCTTCTCATCGCCTTTGCCATCCATCACATCTACAGCGCTTGGCTCATGGACGTGAAGGAACGGGGCGGGGTCATGTCGAGCATCTTCGGCGGCTACAAGCCGGTGAAGCGGGGGGAGTAG
- a CDS encoding hydrogenase small subunit: protein MAKNGDEHDEMKQHCSGTSGPWEERGVSRRDFLKFCTAMSAALALPVSLAPRIAEALESDSRPSVIWLEFQSCTGDTEALLRAANPTVGEIVLDVLSIDYAETIMAAAGHQAEEARLKTLKERSGKYIAVVEGAIPMKDNGVYCCVGGRSAVDIAREVCGGAMATITVGTCASYGGIPAASPNPTGAVGVKDAVPGATVINLPGCPVNTDNLVATVVHILTFGKLPATDSKGRPLFAYGKRIHDNCERRPHFDAGQYVEQWGDQAHRAGHCLYKMGCKGPETFHNCPTQRYNEKTSWPVGSGHGCAGCSEPHFWDTMTPFYRRLPSVPGFGIEATADKIGLGVAAATAAVFGIHGVVSALRKGDESDGEGGVDHGQDRR, encoded by the coding sequence ATGGCGAAGAATGGTGATGAGCATGACGAGATGAAGCAGCATTGTTCCGGCACGTCGGGGCCCTGGGAGGAGCGGGGGGTATCCCGGCGCGACTTCCTGAAGTTCTGCACCGCCATGTCGGCGGCCTTGGCCCTGCCGGTCTCCCTGGCGCCACGCATTGCCGAGGCGCTGGAGAGCGACAGTCGGCCGTCGGTGATCTGGCTCGAATTCCAGAGTTGCACCGGCGACACCGAGGCGCTCCTGCGGGCCGCTAACCCCACGGTGGGTGAGATCGTCCTCGACGTCCTCTCCATTGATTATGCCGAGACCATCATGGCCGCCGCCGGCCACCAGGCCGAGGAGGCGCGGCTGAAGACCCTGAAAGAGCGAAGTGGCAAGTACATCGCCGTCGTCGAGGGGGCGATCCCCATGAAGGACAACGGCGTCTACTGCTGCGTCGGCGGGAGATCGGCCGTGGATATCGCCCGGGAGGTCTGCGGCGGCGCCATGGCCACCATCACCGTCGGCACCTGCGCCTCCTACGGCGGCATCCCGGCTGCATCCCCCAACCCCACCGGCGCCGTGGGGGTCAAGGACGCGGTCCCCGGCGCCACGGTCATCAACCTTCCCGGCTGCCCCGTCAACACCGACAATCTGGTGGCCACCGTGGTCCATATCCTCACCTTCGGCAAGCTCCCGGCCACCGACAGCAAGGGACGCCCCCTTTTCGCCTACGGCAAGCGGATTCACGACAACTGCGAACGCCGCCCCCACTTCGACGCCGGCCAGTACGTGGAGCAATGGGGCGACCAGGCCCACCGTGCCGGCCACTGCCTCTACAAGATGGGGTGCAAGGGGCCCGAAACCTTCCACAACTGCCCGACCCAGCGCTACAACGAGAAGACGAGCTGGCCAGTGGGATCAGGCCACGGCTGTGCCGGCTGCTCCGAGCCCCACTTCTGGGACACCATGACCCCCTTCTACCGGCGGCTTCCCAGCGTTCCCGGTTTCGGGATCGAGGCCACGGCCGACAAGATCGGCCTTGGCGTCGCTGCGGCCACGGCGGCGGTCTTCGGCATCCACGGCGTGGTGAGCGCGCTGCGCAAGGGAGATGAATCCGACGGGGAAGGAGGGGTAGACCATGGCCAGGATCGTCGTTGA
- a CDS encoding 4Fe-4S binding protein, with protein MSKRYVQPLRIAIQWGFLLFMVYLGVRLFLFVSHFRTGGAAPFVPRADGVEGFLPIAGLLGVKDWVESGVINPIHPASVVIFVTVVAVSLLLKRSFCSWICPVGTLSELFWKRGFVLFKRNIRPPRWLDVALRGIKYLLLLFFLYSILWAMTPEAATAFIHSDYNAVADVRLLDFFLHLSGIPLAVIAVLLVLSLPVRNPFCRYLCPYGALLGLVSVLSPVKVTREKKTCVSCGVCTQVCPSYIPVMSKERVMSEECVGCWRCVSHCRAMGALEMKLAGRKVAVNAILFAALVVLIVAGGSLVGRATENWKSRIPYAEYMRLLGLR; from the coding sequence GTGAGCAAGCGCTACGTGCAGCCCCTCAGGATTGCCATCCAGTGGGGATTTCTCCTCTTCATGGTCTATCTGGGCGTCAGGCTTTTCCTCTTCGTGAGCCACTTTCGCACCGGCGGGGCTGCCCCCTTCGTTCCCCGGGCCGACGGGGTCGAGGGGTTCCTCCCCATCGCCGGGCTCCTGGGGGTGAAGGACTGGGTCGAGAGCGGCGTCATCAATCCGATCCATCCGGCGTCGGTGGTGATCTTCGTCACCGTGGTGGCAGTGTCGCTGCTGCTCAAGCGCTCCTTCTGCTCCTGGATCTGCCCGGTGGGGACCCTGTCGGAGCTTTTCTGGAAGCGGGGATTCGTGCTCTTTAAACGCAATATCCGCCCCCCCCGGTGGCTGGACGTGGCGCTACGGGGGATCAAGTACCTGCTCCTCCTCTTCTTCCTCTACTCCATCCTTTGGGCCATGACGCCGGAGGCGGCCACGGCCTTCATCCATTCCGACTACAACGCGGTGGCCGACGTGCGGCTCCTGGACTTCTTCCTGCACCTGTCGGGCATCCCCCTCGCGGTGATCGCGGTGCTTCTGGTCCTGTCGCTCCCGGTGCGGAATCCCTTCTGCCGCTACCTCTGCCCCTACGGGGCGCTGTTGGGGCTTGTGTCGGTCCTCTCGCCGGTGAAGGTGACCCGGGAGAAAAAGACCTGCGTCTCCTGCGGGGTCTGCACCCAGGTCTGCCCCTCCTACATCCCGGTGATGAGCAAGGAGCGGGTCATGTCCGAGGAGTGCGTCGGCTGCTGGCGCTGCGTGAGCCACTGCCGGGCCATGGGGGCCCTGGAGATGAAGCTGGCCGGCCGGAAGGTGGCGGTGAACGCCATCCTCTTTGCCGCCCTCGTGGTGCTCATTGTTGCGGGCGGATCGCTGGTGGGGCGCGCCACGGAGAACTGGAAATCCCGGATTCCCTATGCCGAGTACATGCGGCTTCTGGGGCTGCGGTAA
- a CDS encoding VOC family protein, which translates to MVEAMKNVVVFVRDFEAAKRFYKEQLKLPLTQEGVTMMEFFSGGATLGVAMALTDEAAALAGRHTGITLRVKDIDDFCRELTDTGVRFDQPLEQSPWGKMAVVADPDGNLFALADR; encoded by the coding sequence ATGGTTGAAGCGATGAAGAACGTGGTGGTCTTTGTCCGCGATTTCGAGGCGGCGAAACGGTTCTACAAGGAGCAGTTGAAGCTCCCCCTGACCCAGGAGGGGGTGACGATGATGGAGTTTTTCTCCGGCGGCGCGACCCTCGGGGTGGCCATGGCCCTCACCGACGAGGCCGCGGCCCTGGCGGGGCGCCACACCGGCATCACCCTGCGGGTGAAGGATATCGACGACTTCTGCCGCGAGCTGACCGATACGGGCGTCCGATTTGATCAGCCCCTGGAGCAGAGCCCCTGGGGAAAGATGGCGGTGGTGGCCGATCCCGACGGCAACCTTTTTGCCCTCGCGGACCGGTAG
- a CDS encoding methyl-accepting chemotaxis protein, with the protein MKTSTAKETKPTLHSEIQRLAEAMMNGRLDERGNPAQFTGDDAALVLTVNRMLDTLVTPLRLAAGAIDEIAHGRIPPFVIDDYAGEYNTLKRNLNTLLATLYGLDSETRHLIGNIGEGRLQTRGNDWDFEGIWRDLIRGVNGTLDAVIDPVNEAGTVLQRLAQYDLSARMRGKYHGEHAAIKKAMNATAESLHSAVTQMAETVDLVSAVGEQIAASSQTVTAGTREQETQLTEAASVLNHIADTSQKSAKNTADARQVAQQAAESIGTAKTVMDQMLHAMGEIRGSADNTVGIVQQIDAIAKETDKLSSNATSKAALIRSSASGFSVVASEVRNLSKRCEEAVSRLHDFRRRVTFTPNAGTDSTTDQLVSEYLDLIHDLKSVASNSGLLGVNAAISAAHVEGAGNDFQVLTEEIRELAKRSTDAAKQTDTLIRTSVEQARKGEDLSQAIDGHLTTAVTGASTISSLTDEISQSSQEQASAIEEISCSVTHINEVTRQNAACALSSSEVAQGLGQQVTKLSKMVSKFRLARAAGQ; encoded by the coding sequence ATGAAGACATCCACCGCCAAAGAGACAAAACCGACTCTGCACAGCGAGATACAGAGGCTCGCCGAAGCCATGATGAACGGCAGGCTCGACGAGCGGGGAAACCCCGCCCAGTTCACCGGTGACGACGCCGCCCTGGTCCTCACGGTCAACCGGATGCTGGACACCCTCGTGACCCCGCTGCGCCTGGCCGCCGGCGCCATCGACGAGATCGCCCACGGCAGGATCCCACCCTTCGTCATCGACGACTATGCCGGGGAATACAACACCCTCAAGCGCAACCTCAACACCCTCCTGGCAACGCTGTACGGCCTCGACAGCGAGACCCGGCACCTCATCGGCAACATCGGCGAGGGACGACTCCAGACCCGGGGCAACGACTGGGATTTCGAGGGGATCTGGCGGGACCTCATCAGGGGGGTGAACGGCACCCTCGACGCGGTAATCGACCCGGTGAACGAAGCCGGGACCGTCCTGCAGCGCCTGGCCCAATACGATCTGAGCGCCCGGATGCGGGGGAAGTACCACGGTGAGCATGCCGCCATCAAGAAGGCCATGAACGCCACGGCGGAATCCCTCCACTCCGCCGTGACCCAGATGGCGGAGACGGTGGACCTGGTCTCCGCCGTCGGCGAGCAGATTGCCGCCAGCAGCCAGACCGTCACCGCGGGTACCCGGGAGCAGGAGACGCAACTCACCGAGGCGGCCAGCGTCCTCAATCACATCGCCGACACCTCCCAGAAGAGCGCCAAAAACACCGCCGACGCCCGGCAGGTGGCCCAGCAGGCCGCCGAGTCCATCGGCACCGCCAAGACCGTCATGGACCAGATGCTCCACGCCATGGGGGAGATCCGCGGCTCCGCCGACAACACCGTCGGCATCGTCCAGCAGATCGACGCCATCGCCAAGGAGACCGACAAGCTCTCCTCCAACGCCACCAGCAAGGCGGCCCTGATCCGCTCCTCGGCCAGCGGCTTCAGCGTGGTCGCCTCCGAGGTGCGGAACCTGTCGAAGCGGTGCGAGGAGGCAGTCTCCCGGCTCCACGACTTCCGGCGCCGGGTCACTTTCACCCCCAATGCCGGCACCGACAGCACCACCGATCAGCTGGTGAGCGAGTATCTCGACCTCATCCACGACCTGAAGAGCGTCGCCTCCAACTCCGGGCTCCTGGGAGTGAACGCGGCCATTTCGGCGGCCCACGTGGAGGGGGCCGGCAACGACTTCCAGGTCCTCACCGAAGAGATCCGTGAACTGGCCAAGCGCTCCACCGACGCGGCCAAGCAGACCGACACCCTCATCAGGACATCGGTGGAGCAGGCCCGCAAGGGAGAGGACCTTTCCCAGGCAATCGACGGCCACCTCACCACGGCGGTGACCGGGGCATCCACCATCAGCTCCCTCACCGACGAGATCTCCCAGAGCAGCCAGGAACAGGCCAGCGCCATCGAGGAGATCAGCTGCTCCGTCACCCACATCAACGAGGTCACCCGGCAGAACGCCGCCTGCGCCCTCTCGTCGTCCGAAGTGGCCCAGGGGCTGGGGCAGCAGGTGACGAAGTTGTCGAAGATGGTGAGCAAGTTCCGGCTGGCGAGGGCGGCGGGGCAATAA
- a CDS encoding WbuC family cupin fold metalloprotein: protein MKIITRELLDQVTGEARGSARLRKNHNLHPSDDFCCHRLLNAMEPGSYIQPHRHLDPNKDESMVILRGRLGVVSFDGAGAVTGTRLLQPGDAVAVDIPHGEFHTVVSLEPGTVFFEAKAGPYLPLAGEEKASWAPAEGDGGAGTYHASLVALFC, encoded by the coding sequence GTGAAGATCATCACCCGGGAGCTTCTCGATCAGGTTACCGGTGAGGCCCGTGGCAGCGCCCGCCTCCGGAAGAACCACAACCTCCACCCCAGCGACGATTTCTGCTGCCACCGGCTCCTGAACGCCATGGAGCCCGGCTCCTACATCCAGCCTCACCGGCATCTCGACCCCAACAAGGACGAGTCGATGGTGATCCTGCGGGGGCGGCTCGGCGTCGTCTCCTTCGACGGGGCGGGGGCGGTGACCGGCACTCGTCTCCTCCAACCCGGCGATGCGGTGGCTGTCGACATCCCCCACGGGGAGTTTCACACCGTCGTGAGCCTTGAGCCCGGCACGGTTTTTTTCGAGGCCAAGGCCGGACCGTACCTCCCCCTTGCCGGGGAGGAAAAGGCCTCCTGGGCTCCTGCCGAGGGGGACGGGGGAGCCGGTACCTACCACGCGTCACTTGTGGCACTCTTTTGCTGA
- a CDS encoding lactate utilization protein, producing MSLTTELVDWTHEQKCRKAVASLEKNGFTAVYCGTGQEALEYIVAEAAEAESVGFGGSMSVDDLKVIERIREMGKELLIHGAPGLSLEERVTIMRRQLTCDLFLAGTNALTLSGWLVNIDATGNRVGSMFFGPRKVIVVAGRNKIVDGGVQEAIDRIKEWASPPNARRLNYKTPCGTTGFCSDCNSPDRICRITTVIDRKPRLTDLRVLVVNEEMGF from the coding sequence ATGTCACTCACGACCGAACTCGTTGACTGGACCCATGAGCAGAAATGCCGCAAGGCGGTGGCGTCCCTGGAAAAGAACGGCTTTACCGCCGTCTACTGCGGCACCGGTCAGGAGGCCCTCGAATACATCGTGGCCGAGGCGGCCGAGGCGGAAAGCGTCGGCTTTGGCGGCTCCATGTCGGTTGACGACCTGAAGGTGATCGAACGAATCCGGGAGATGGGAAAGGAACTCCTCATTCACGGGGCGCCGGGGCTCTCCCTGGAGGAGCGGGTGACCATCATGCGGCGCCAACTCACCTGCGACCTCTTCCTTGCTGGCACCAACGCCCTTACCCTCTCCGGGTGGCTCGTGAACATCGACGCCACCGGCAACCGGGTCGGCTCCATGTTCTTCGGGCCCAGGAAGGTGATCGTCGTGGCTGGCCGGAACAAGATTGTGGACGGAGGCGTCCAGGAGGCCATCGACCGGATCAAGGAGTGGGCCTCTCCTCCCAATGCCCGGCGTCTCAACTACAAGACCCCCTGCGGCACAACCGGCTTCTGCTCCGACTGCAACTCCCCCGACCGGATCTGCCGCATCACCACAGTCATCGACCGCAAGCCCCGCCTCACCGACCTGCGGGTGCTGGTGGTGAACGAGGAGATGGGGTTCTAG
- a CDS encoding pyridoxal phosphate-dependent aminotransferase, giving the protein MRNELVTPGAGELTYEIRNIVNVAEKLQKHGVKINWENIGDPIVKGEEIPRWMKEIVANEVMENDTWGYCHTRGVLETREFICGLTNNRGGARITPDDIIFFNGLGDAISTVYGNLRHESRILMPSPTYTTHSIGEAAHAQASPVCYRLDPANNWFPDLEDMENHVRYNPQISGILLINPDNPTGMVFSRETLEKIVAIARKYELFIIADEVYNNITYNGQTTVPISDVIGDVPAIAMKGISKEIPWPGSRCGWIEVYNGAKDDQFRKYINSILSAKMNEVCSTTLPQKCIPAIMKHPEYQTYLQERIRRYEKMSTITFDCLREVPELMVNRTNGAFYMSVAFRDGLLTNGQSLPIENAEVRELVEGLVNAPGVSPDKRFVYYLLASTGICIVPLSSFNTPLQGFRVTLLEKDEAECLRIYQTLAKKIAEYLKS; this is encoded by the coding sequence GTGAGAAACGAACTGGTGACGCCCGGAGCGGGCGAACTGACCTACGAGATCCGCAACATCGTCAACGTGGCGGAGAAGCTCCAGAAGCACGGGGTGAAGATCAACTGGGAGAACATTGGCGACCCGATCGTCAAGGGGGAGGAGATTCCCCGCTGGATGAAGGAGATCGTGGCCAATGAGGTGATGGAGAATGACACCTGGGGCTACTGCCACACCCGGGGGGTCCTGGAGACCCGGGAGTTCATCTGCGGCCTCACCAACAACCGCGGCGGTGCCCGGATCACCCCCGACGACATCATCTTCTTCAACGGCCTCGGCGACGCCATCTCCACGGTCTACGGCAACCTCCGCCACGAAAGCCGCATCCTCATGCCGTCCCCTACCTACACCACCCACTCCATCGGCGAGGCGGCCCACGCCCAGGCCTCGCCGGTCTGCTACCGGCTTGACCCGGCCAACAACTGGTTCCCCGACCTGGAGGACATGGAGAACCATGTCCGGTACAATCCCCAGATTTCCGGCATCCTCCTCATCAACCCCGACAACCCCACCGGCATGGTCTTCTCCAGGGAGACCCTGGAGAAGATCGTCGCTATCGCCCGGAAATACGAGCTCTTCATCATCGCCGACGAGGTCTACAACAACATCACCTACAACGGCCAGACCACCGTCCCCATCTCCGACGTTATCGGCGACGTGCCGGCCATCGCCATGAAGGGGATCTCCAAGGAGATACCCTGGCCCGGCTCCCGCTGCGGCTGGATCGAGGTCTACAACGGCGCTAAGGATGACCAGTTCCGCAAGTACATCAACTCCATCCTCTCCGCCAAGATGAACGAGGTCTGCTCCACCACCCTGCCGCAGAAGTGCATCCCGGCTATCATGAAACACCCGGAATACCAGACCTACCTCCAGGAGCGGATCAGGCGCTATGAGAAGATGAGCACCATCACCTTCGACTGCCTCAGGGAAGTTCCCGAACTCATGGTGAACCGGACTAACGGCGCCTTCTACATGTCCGTGGCCTTCCGGGATGGCCTTCTCACCAACGGCCAGTCCCTCCCCATCGAGAACGCCGAGGTGCGGGAGCTGGTGGAAGGGCTCGTGAACGCCCCCGGCGTCTCCCCGGACAAGCGGTTCGTCTACTACCTCCTGGCCAGCACCGGCATCTGCATCGTGCCGCTCTCCTCCTTCAATACGCCGCTGCAGGGGTTCCGGGTGACCCTCCTGGAGAAGGACGAGGCCGAATGCCTTCGGATCTACCAGACCCTGGCGAAGAAGATTGCGGAGTATCTGAAGTCCTGA
- a CDS encoding ComF family protein yields MELLRAFLDVLFPPLCHLCKAPVPGAGPLHLCDACLGAMTPITSPLCPVCGVPHRTEGGIDHLCGSCMLTPPPFDGVRGALLFDGPLQELIHRHKYGHKVHLRRPLALLAIRHLTPFVQSVAPDVIIPVPLHRSRLRERGFNQAVLVGAVLSREWRLPLLRHTLRRVRPTVAQVTLSARERRANVRGAFAVSGPAGIAGRRVLLMDDVVTTGSTVAECARVLKDAGASAVFVITVALAPPGR; encoded by the coding sequence GTGGAACTCCTCCGGGCGTTTCTCGACGTCCTCTTCCCGCCCCTCTGCCACCTGTGCAAGGCGCCGGTGCCCGGGGCCGGCCCGCTCCATCTCTGCGATGCCTGCCTTGGGGCCATGACCCCCATCACCTCCCCCCTCTGCCCGGTCTGCGGCGTACCTCACCGGACCGAGGGGGGGATCGACCACCTTTGCGGTTCCTGTATGCTCACCCCGCCTCCCTTCGACGGGGTCCGGGGGGCGCTCCTCTTCGACGGCCCTCTCCAGGAGTTGATCCACCGTCACAAGTACGGCCACAAGGTCCACCTGCGCCGCCCCCTGGCCCTCCTTGCCATTCGGCATCTCACCCCCTTTGTCCAATCCGTCGCCCCCGATGTAATCATTCCCGTCCCTCTCCACCGTTCGCGTCTGCGGGAGCGGGGGTTCAACCAGGCGGTTCTCGTGGGTGCCGTCCTGTCCCGCGAGTGGCGCCTGCCGCTCCTGCGGCACACCCTCCGTCGTGTCCGTCCCACCGTTGCCCAGGTGACCCTTTCCGCCCGGGAGCGCCGGGCCAACGTCCGGGGGGCCTTCGCCGTTTCCGGTCCCGCCGGCATCGCGGGAAGGCGTGTCCTCCTCATGGATGACGTTGTCACCACCGGTAGCACAGTGGCGGAGTGCGCCCGGGTGCTCAAGGATGCCGGCGCCTCGGCTGTATTCGTCATCACGGTTGCGCTGGCTCCGCCGGGGCGCTAG
- a CDS encoding HyaD/HybD family hydrogenase maturation endopeptidase — protein sequence MSILVLGIGNLIMTDDGAGVRVAQRLMDGCRFPEGVTVMDGGTLGLDLLPYLDGVERLLLVDAVETGGPPGTVVRLAGEEIPVAFRTKLSPHQMGLQDLLAVAEFQGSCPVEMVLWGVQPESVELGMELTPAVAAQVDHLVEKVLAELALWGVVPEPLDPEKCTRNTEQQSN from the coding sequence ATGTCGATTCTCGTGCTCGGCATCGGGAACCTGATCATGACCGACGACGGCGCCGGCGTACGGGTGGCGCAGCGGCTCATGGACGGGTGCCGCTTCCCCGAAGGAGTGACGGTCATGGACGGCGGCACCCTCGGCCTCGACCTGCTCCCTTACCTGGACGGCGTGGAGCGGCTCCTCCTGGTGGATGCCGTGGAGACCGGCGGACCACCGGGGACGGTGGTGCGGCTGGCGGGGGAGGAGATTCCGGTGGCCTTCCGGACCAAGCTCTCTCCCCACCAGATGGGGCTCCAGGATCTTTTGGCCGTGGCCGAGTTCCAGGGGAGCTGTCCCGTCGAGATGGTCCTGTGGGGGGTGCAGCCGGAGTCGGTGGAACTGGGGATGGAGCTCACGCCGGCGGTGGCGGCGCAGGTGGACCATCTTGTGGAGAAGGTCCTCGCGGAGCTTGCCCTGTGGGGAGTGGTTCCCGAGCCGCTTGATCCTGAAAAATGCACTCGAAACACTGAGCAACAGAGCAACTGA
- a CDS encoding nickel-dependent hydrogenase large subunit, translating to MARIVVDPITRIEGHLRIQAEVNGGQITDAWSSSTMFRGIEKILKGRDPRDAWYFTQRFCGVCTTVHSIASIRAVENALNIRVPLNAELIRNLIIGIQVVQDHVIHFYHLHALDWVDVVSALKADPTKTAALAASLSDWPLNSPTYFKSVQDKVAAFVKKGRLGPFGNAYWGHPAYKLPPEANLMATAHYLEALDWQREVIKIHAILGSKNPHPQTFLVGGMAIPVDPNSQNALNADKIAEIAQLLKKAKAFVEKVYIPDLLAVASFYKEWAGIGGGVGNYISYGEYPLDNSGKPEKLWFPQGIIVGKDLSRVYPIDQQKITESVAHSWYEGGDAGVHPWEEQTEVRYTGPTPPYDMIDTDKKYSWVKSPRYDGKPMETGPLATILVAYAAGHQGTKGAVELVLGKLGVGPEALFSTLGRTAARGIETLLVAQELPKWLDMLVANVAGGDLAIHNGEKWDPATWPRETAGYGWHNAPRGALGHWIRIRDQKIENYQAVVPSTWNASPRDEKGQRGPYEAALVGTPMADPNKPLEILRTIHSFDPCLACAVHVVDPRGGELVSVKVL from the coding sequence ATGGCCAGGATCGTCGTTGACCCGATTACGAGAATAGAGGGGCACCTCCGTATCCAGGCCGAGGTGAACGGGGGCCAGATAACCGATGCCTGGAGCTCCAGCACCATGTTCCGGGGGATCGAGAAGATCCTCAAAGGGCGCGATCCCCGGGACGCCTGGTACTTCACCCAGCGCTTCTGCGGCGTCTGCACCACGGTCCACTCCATAGCCTCCATCCGGGCCGTGGAGAACGCCCTGAACATCCGCGTCCCCCTGAACGCGGAGTTGATCAGGAACCTCATCATCGGCATCCAGGTGGTGCAGGACCACGTGATCCACTTCTACCACCTCCACGCCCTCGACTGGGTGGACGTGGTCTCAGCTCTCAAGGCCGACCCCACAAAGACCGCAGCCTTGGCTGCCTCCCTTTCCGACTGGCCCCTCAACTCCCCCACCTACTTCAAGTCGGTACAGGACAAGGTGGCCGCCTTCGTGAAAAAAGGGCGCCTTGGCCCCTTCGGCAACGCCTACTGGGGACACCCGGCCTACAAGCTGCCGCCCGAGGCGAACCTCATGGCCACGGCCCACTACCTGGAGGCCCTGGACTGGCAACGGGAGGTCATCAAGATCCACGCCATCCTCGGCTCCAAAAACCCCCACCCCCAGACCTTCCTCGTCGGTGGCATGGCGATCCCCGTGGATCCCAACTCCCAGAACGCCCTCAACGCCGACAAGATCGCCGAGATTGCCCAGCTCCTCAAAAAGGCCAAGGCGTTCGTGGAGAAGGTCTACATTCCCGATCTCCTGGCGGTGGCCTCCTTCTACAAGGAGTGGGCCGGAATCGGCGGAGGGGTGGGGAACTACATCTCCTACGGCGAATACCCGCTGGACAACAGCGGCAAGCCGGAAAAGCTCTGGTTTCCCCAGGGGATCATCGTGGGCAAGGACCTCTCCCGGGTCTATCCCATCGACCAGCAAAAGATCACCGAGAGCGTGGCCCACTCCTGGTACGAGGGGGGTGATGCCGGGGTCCATCCGTGGGAAGAGCAGACCGAGGTACGGTACACTGGCCCCACGCCCCCCTACGACATGATCGACACGGACAAGAAGTACTCCTGGGTGAAATCCCCCCGCTACGACGGCAAGCCGATGGAGACCGGCCCCCTGGCCACCATCCTCGTGGCCTACGCCGCGGGGCACCAGGGGACGAAAGGGGCGGTGGAGCTGGTCCTCGGCAAGCTGGGGGTCGGCCCGGAGGCGCTCTTCTCGACGCTCGGTCGGACCGCGGCCCGGGGGATCGAGACCCTGTTGGTGGCTCAGGAACTTCCCAAGTGGCTCGACATGCTCGTGGCCAACGTGGCCGGCGGCGATCTGGCGATTCATAACGGCGAGAAGTGGGACCCCGCCACCTGGCCCCGGGAGACGGCGGGGTACGGCTGGCACAACGCTCCCCGGGGTGCTCTCGGTCACTGGATCAGGATCAGGGACCAGAAAATCGAGAATTACCAGGCGGTGGTCCCCTCCACCTGGAACGCGTCACCCCGGGATGAGAAGGGGCAGCGGGGCCCCTACGAGGCGGCCCTGGTCGGCACCCCCATGGCCGACCCCAACAAGCCCCTGGAGATCCTCCGCACCATCCACTCCTTCGATCCGTGCCTCGCCTGCGCCGTCCACGTGGTCGATCCCCGCGGCGGCGAGCTGGTGAGCGTCAAGGTCCTGTAG